GCTATTTATCCGCTTAATCTCTTAAGTTTGTGTTGCTATTGGTATGTTCCTCTGTTGATGCATAGTTGATTTTTTAACACTAGATAACACATtacatcatcatataatttCTAACTTTATTACATATGATGATCAACTACCTGCAACATATACGATATTGATAAACAATTCCACGGACAATGATTCCACGATGATGCTCCCTTCAAAACACTTGGATTGATGAACGGTTCAGCATGTACGACATCCtaaatgaacatattttttcTGTAGCAGACGATCACAAAAAAACAGCTTTGCATGTAGTACTATGAAACctctaaaaaaaattgcatcagtaatttctaaaaaattgcATTGTCTAGTATTCGAACCTGATACAaggtaaaatttttaaatattaaccaCTACACTATTGTGCttacacaaatatataatttcaataaacaaaatttttacaAACCATCTTAATTACCATAACAACTTACCCCAACAAGTTATCACCTCGTTTCATTCACAAGGTTCTCTAACCACAATAGTatcctctctctatctcttttcACCTCACCGTATATAAGAACATGGAGACGAGTTCCTGAATCTTCAAGACTCTCAGATTGACCCAGCAATTAAACTAGATTGATCCGGCCCGACCATATCGAAACCTAAACCTAATGTTTATTCGGTTTTAAATGACCACATACtagttaaaaaaaacatcagGAGTTAGATGTACGTTTAGGCACACGTCACTGATTCTAATCTTCACATATGTGTCTAATATAATCAGGGGCATTGAATAAAACCCTTTTTCCCTCTCTTTTGTTTGGGTGTAATCTAAACCGGGTTTCGGATAAAAACCGGCGTGGTTAAGTCCAAACCGATTTGATTGAAATTCACAGTGGCGCGCTTTAGCCTTCGTTATCGGAAACTCTAGTACCAGTCGCTCGACTTTCAAATTAGCATCAGTGGAGCGGAAATGGAAGACGACGGTGGAGAGAGATCGAGCTTCGTCGTTGGACTAATCGAGAACAGAGCCAAAGAGGTACGTACGGCTTCTCCGTCGTTGCGATTTTAGCAGACCTAAGATTCGATTTGAGTCCTCTTAGAGTCTCCACTATCGCGATGTCGATGTTATTCGCGTGATGGTGATGTTTGATTCTGTTGTGGATTTCTCTGGATCAGGTTGGAATGGCTGCGTTTGATTTAAGATCCGCTTCACTGCATCTATCTCAGTATATAGAGACGAGCAGCTCGTATCAAAACACGAATACGCTGCTGCGTTTCTATGATCCTTGTGTGATTATTGTTCCTCCCAACAAACTTGCAGCCGATGGCATGGTTGGGGTTTCAGGATTGGTGGATAGATGTTATAGCACCGTCAGGAAGGTGAGAGTTTTTGCCATGGATGGGAGATGAGTGTGTGTGTTTTAGCTATATGAGATTCAGTTAAGTACTGTGACTATCTTGCGTTGTTGCAGGTTGTGTTTGCCCGTGGCTGTTTCGAtgacaccaaggttgatatccaCGAACCTCTTATAGTACATCTTTATAGTCATCTCATGTGTTTCTAAATGGATATGCAATTTTGGGTTATATGTTACAGGGTGCCGTGCTAATACAAAACTTGGCTGCAGAGGAACCTTTGGCTCTTGGTTTAGACACTTACTATAAGCAGCATTATCTATCActagctgctgctgctgctactGTCAAATGGTGTCTAcatcctgattttttttttgcttcattgCATTATGAGTTTGGTGTTTCTGAAATACTGAGTTTTGGTTGTGTCATGAGCAGGATAGAGGCGGAAAAGGGTGTGATTGTCACCAACCACTCACTCACTGTATGTGTTTTCTTTCATACAGTTCTCAGTTATCTGCTTAGATAAGGTGTATTATGAAGTAATTTAGAAAGTTTCTTGCAAAATGAGtcattgtttctttttgtttttgggtaTCCATCTGTTTCTTCTTTGGTTCTGCTGATGGCATTTTATTGATTGTGCTGCCTCTGTGTAGGTAACCTTTAATGGATCCTTTAGTCACATGAATATCGATGCAACTAGGTATGATTACTGTGATAGTATTTATCTTCCTTGTCCATTGAATAATAGAGAATTTAAGAATCAAAATTATAAACCGTTATGCTTAATTGTTTCCTTGGTTTGATGGTAGTGTTGAGAATCTGGAAATCATTGATCCATTCCATAATTCTCTTTTGGGCACTAGCAATAAGAAGAGGAGTCTGTTCCAGATGTTCAAGACAACAAAAACAGTCGGAGGGTATCTCGAAACACTTTCTTTATAATAGTTAAAATTACTAATAGTTTCCCTTTGCCAAAAGTACTGTATATGAGTTTGATATTCAGAGTTCAAATTGTAATCTTCATAGCAATGTTCTTCCATGATTTCCATATTTCATTGTTCATTTAACTCACTAGTCATTTTATTTCATGCATGATTTGTTGGTCAGGACTAGGCTTCTCCGTGCCAATTTGTTGCAGCCCCtgaaagatattaaaactattaacaCTCGCTTGAACTGCTTGGTTAGTATCTTGCTGTGATCTGGTTGTCATATTTTCTAAGGAGCTtcttaaaatatactattcggTTTCTGTTAAGGGTTGATATGTTGATTTACAGCGCTTGATCTTGTAGAGCTTCTTAAAATTACTCTTCTGTTAATTGCAGGATGAGTTGATGAGCAATGAAGAACTATTCTATGGGCTTTCCCAGGTTTTACGTAAATTTCCAAAAGAGACTGGTAAGCAAAGTGAGAAGATCATGAACTCTTATAGTTACATCTAATATAAGcttggttttttttatcacataaTTTCAAGAGATTTCTACCGTCCAAAATTTTCAGATCGTGTTCTTTGTCATTTCTGCTACAAGCCAAAGAAAGTCACAGAAGCGGTCCTAGGTTTTGATAATACCAGAAGGAGCCAAAACATGATTTCAAGCATTATTTTACTTAAGACAGCCTTGGATGCTCTGCCTCTACTTGCTAtggtgtttttttctttctcattttgTTATCAGTTTTGTTTGCTAGATTTCGCAACTATGTCTATGACGACTCCTGACCTTAGTCGCACTCTTTCCAATGCAGGCTCTAAAGGATGCAAAGTGTTTTCTCCTTGCTAATATTTACAAGACTGTGTGTGAAAATGATAGATATGCTTCCATAAGAAAAAGGTACGCCACTAGTGGGTCTAGCTAGTAGACATTAACTATGAGCTTCGTTTCTGGAAAGCTTTCCATTTCCTACTTTTAAAGTTACTAAAGTTTAGAGTTTCAAAATAACTAGACTCTTTATCGTATTTTTGTTTCAGAGTCGGGGAAGTGATTGATGATGATGTTCTTCATGCACGAGTTCCTTTTGTTGCCCGCTCACAGCAGTGTTTTGCTTTAAAAGCTGGCATTGATGGATTTTTGGATATGGCAAGGAGAACCTTCTGTGATACTAGTGAAGGTGGAATCAACAATATGCTTCACTTTGTGTTATcactgatttttttcttttacaaatcTGTTCTGCTAGTCTAAATTCATGTAAACAATGGCAGCGATACATAATCTGGCCAGAAAGTATCGTGAGGAATTCAACTTGCCAAATCTAAAACTCCCATTCAACAACAGACAGGGCTTCTTTTTTAGAATTTCGCAGAAAGAAGTTCAGGGAAAACTTCCAAGCAAATTTACTCAGGTCAAAAACGCACTTCCACTGGAAGCTTAATGTTCTATCTATATGTATGGTTTTCCTGACTTAATTTTCCCTGAACGTGGTATGTAATTCAGGTTGTAAAACATGGGAAAAACATTCATTGTTCAAGTCTGGAACTTGCCTCTGTAAGTTGAATCATCACAATTTCAGATGTGTCGTTTCCATGTGTGATTCTGTTGGGTGCTTAATCATTTTAGCTGTTCATAAAGTAATGTAGTTCAGGCTCACACTATAGCTATCTATACACAGTTCCAGTGTTTCttgtaaatgataataaatgAACAAAACTCCCCTCTCAAAATTTTAGTCCGGCAAGACATGAAACACTGTGGATGTTTTTCATATGAGAAGAATGAGCCTTCCTATCTTGCACAATAAAGAGTTATGTTCCAGATTCAACCTGACATATTGTTTCATTAATATCGATTGTATATTGTTCTATTGTGCAGTTGAATGTCAGGAATAAGTCTGCCGCTGGAGAGTGTTTCGTTCGAACGGAAATATGCCTGGAAGGTTGATTACTGCACATTGCTCAAAACTATGCGCAGTAACACGATTTATTACAGTCATATCAGGCTTGGTTCGTTTATGTTTGTTACATGAAATGTAATTATATGTATGTAGCACTTATGGATGCTATAAGGGAAGATGTCTCTGCCCTCACACTCCTAGCAGAAGTTTTATGTCTCCTAGATATGATTGTTAATTCGTTTGCTCATTCAATATCCACAAAGCCAGGTTATCGATACTCCAGACCTGAACTAACAGGTATCTGTCTCTCTCTCACTATCTTTCCTCAAAAACCTACCATCATATCCTCATATGCTCCTTAGCTCTAAAGGATTCTTGAATGATACTTAAACATAGTAAAAATTGAAGGAAATATATTATGCGACATCTTTTATACACAGCACCTTAAGTGAAATGTTATCAATC
The sequence above is drawn from the Brassica napus cultivar Da-Ae chromosome A8, Da-Ae, whole genome shotgun sequence genome and encodes:
- the LOC106381657 gene encoding DNA mismatch repair protein MSH4 isoform X1 encodes the protein MEDDGGERSSFVVGLIENRAKEVGMAAFDLRSASLHLSQYIETSSSYQNTNTLLRFYDPCVIIVPPNKLAADGMVGVSGLVDRCYSTVRKVVFARGCFDDTKGAVLIQNLAAEEPLALGLDTYYKQHYLSLAAAAATVKWIEAEKGVIVTNHSLTVTFNGSFSHMNIDATSVENLEIIDPFHNSLLGTSNKKRSLFQMFKTTKTVGGTRLLRANLLQPLKDIKTINTRLNCLDELMSNEELFYGLSQVLRKFPKETGKQNRVLCHFCYKPKKVTEAVLGFDNTRRSQNMISSIILLKTALDALPLLAMALKDAKCFLLANIYKTVCENDRYASIRKRVGEVIDDDVLHARVPFVARSQQCFALKAGIDGFLDMARRTFCDTSEAIHNLARKYREEFNLPNLKLPFNNRQGFFFRISQKEVQGKLPSKFTQVVKHGKNIHCSSLELASLNVRNKSAAGECFVRTEICLEALMDAIREDVSALTLLAEVLCLLDMIVNSFAHSISTKPGYRYSRPELTDSGPLAIDAGRHPILESIHNDFVPNSIFMSEASNMLVVMGPNMSGKSTYLQQVCLVVILAQIGCYVPARFATMRVVDRIFTRMGTMDNLESNSSTFMTEMRETAFIMQNVSNRSLIVMDELGRATSSSDGLAMAWSCCEHLLSLKAYTVFATHMDSLAELATIYPNVKVLHFYVDIRDNRLDFKFQLRDGTLHVPHYGLLLAEVAGLPNTVIETARTITSRITDKELKRIELNCEKHQEMHRIYKVAQKLICLKYSKQNEDSIRQALQNLKDSFTEGRL
- the LOC106381657 gene encoding DNA mismatch repair protein MSH4 isoform X2: MEDDGGERSSFVVGLIENRAKEVGMAAFDLRSASLHLSQYIETSSSYQNTNTLLRFYDPCVIIVPPNKLAADGMVGVSGLVDRCYSTVRKVVFARGCFDDTKGAVLIQNLAAEEPLALGLDTYYKQHYLSLAAAAATVKWIEAEKGVIVTNHSLTVTFNGSFSHMNIDATSVENLEIIDPFHNSLLGTSNKKRSLFQMFKTTKTVGGTRLLRANLLQPLKDIKTINTRLNCLDELMSNEELFYGLSQVLRKFPKETDRVLCHFCYKPKKVTEAVLGFDNTRRSQNMISSIILLKTALDALPLLAMALKDAKCFLLANIYKTVCENDRYASIRKRVGEVIDDDVLHARVPFVARSQQCFALKAGIDGFLDMARRTFCDTSEAIHNLARKYREEFNLPNLKLPFNNRQGFFFRISQKEVQGKLPSKFTQVVKHGKNIHCSSLELASLNVRNKSAAGECFVRTEICLEALMDAIREDVSALTLLAEVLCLLDMIVNSFAHSISTKPGYRYSRPELTDSGPLAIDAGRHPILESIHNDFVPNSIFMSEASNMLVVMGPNMSGKSTYLQQVCLVVILAQIGCYVPARFATMRVVDRIFTRMGTMDNLESNSSTFMTEMRETAFIMQNVSNRSLIVMDELGRATSSSDGLAMAWSCCEHLLSLKAYTVFATHMDSLAELATIYPNVKVLHFYVDIRDNRLDFKFQLRDGTLHVPHYGLLLAEVAGLPNTVIETARTITSRITDKELKRIELNCEKHQEMHRIYKVAQKLICLKYSKQNEDSIRQALQNLKDSFTEGRL